A stretch of the Balearica regulorum gibbericeps isolate bBalReg1 chromosome 15, bBalReg1.pri, whole genome shotgun sequence genome encodes the following:
- the SLC5A11 gene encoding sodium/myo-inositol cotransporter 2 isoform X2, whose product METTSSTPSSVSPSWDVFPQKTLDSIDIAVLVLYFIFVLAVGLWSMWKTQRSTVKGYFLAGGQMVWWPVGASLFASNVGSGHFIGLAGSGAASGIAATAYEWNGMFCVLVLAWLFLPIYIAAGVTTMPEYLQKRFGGKRIQMFLAILYLFIYIFTKISVDMYAGALFIQQALHWDLYIAVAGLLAITAVYTVAGGLAAVIYTDALQTLIMLIGAVTLMVFSFVEVGGLEGLQTKYFDAIPSTHKENSSCGLPREDAFHIFRDPVNSDLPWPGVLVGMTIPSLWYWCTDQVIVQRSLAAKNLSHAKGGSLMTSYLKILPLFMMVMPGMISRILFPDLVACADAEICRKICGNPSGCSDIAYPKLVIELLPVGLRGLMMSVMIAALMSSLTSIFNSASTIFTMDLWKHFRPRSSEWELMIVGRVFVLLLTVVSILWIPLVQAGQGGQLFIYIQSISSYLQPPVAMVFILGCFWKRANEKGAFWGLVIGLLLGVIRLVLDFIYPEPQCDETDLRPGVVKYMHYLYFSMVLAAISTLTVLVVSMVTEPPSEEMVRLMPKGTRS is encoded by the exons ATGGAGACCACCAGCAGCACTCCATCCTCTGTGAGCCCCTCGTGGGATGTGTTTCCCCAGAAGACACTGGACTCCATAGACATTGCTGTTCTTGTGCTGTACTTCATATTTGTCCTGGCAGTTGGGCTGTGG tCCATGTGGAAGACGCAGCGCAGCACTGTAAAAGGCTACTTTCTAGCTGGAGGACAGATGGTTTGGTGGCCT GTGGGCGCATCCCTGTTTGCCAGCAACGTTGGAAGTGGCCACTTCATCGGCTTGGCTGGATCGGGAGCTGCCTCGGGAATTGCTGCAACAGCCTACGAGTGGAAC GggatgttttgtgttttggtgcTGGCCTGGCTGTTCCTTCCAATTTACATAGCAGCAGGA GTTACTACCATGCCTGAGTACTTGCAGAAACGTTTTGGAGGCAAAAGAATTCAAATGTTCCTGGCGATTCTCTACTTGTTCATCTATATCTTCACCAAAATATca GTCGATATGTATGCTGGGGCTCTCTTCATTCAGCAAGCCTTACACTGGGACCTCTACATCGCTGTGGCAGGCTTGCTGGCAATCACAGCCGTTTACACTGTTGCGG GTGGCCTGGCAGCTGTGATATACACAGACGCTCTGCAAACTCTCATCATGCTGATCGGGGCTGTGACTCTCATGGTCTTCA GCTTTGTTGAAGTTGGCGGTCTTGAAGGTTTGCAGACAAAATACTTTGATGCCATTCCCAGCACccacaaagaaaacagtagcTGTGGCTTGCCAAGAGAAGatgcttttcacattttccGAGACCCTGTTAACTCTGACCTTCCCTGGCCGGGAGTTTTGGTGGGAATGACCATCCCATCCCTGTGGTATTGGTGTACAGATCAG GTCATCGTTCAGAGGTCTCTTGCTGCTAAAAACCTCTCTCATGCTAAAGGAGGCTCCTTGATGACATCCTACTTGAAAATTTTGCCCCTCTTTATGATGGTAATGCCAGGCATGATCAGCCGGATTCTCTTTCCAG ATCTGGTGGCTTGTGCAGATGCGGAAATTTGCCGAAAAATCTGTGGCAACCCATCTGGGTGTTCTGATATTGCTTATCCTAAGCTGGTCATAGAACTTCTGCCTGTAG GACTCAGGGGCCTGATGATGTCAGTGATGATAGCAGCTCTCATGTCCTCCCTGACTTCCATCTTTAATAGTGCCAGCACCATTTTCACCATGGACCTCTGGAAACACTTCCGTCCTCGTTCCTCTGAGTGGGAACTCATGATCGTTGGCAG AgtctttgtgctgctgctcactGTGGTCTCCATCCTGTGGATCCCACTGGTacaggctggccagggagggcAGCTCTTTATTTACATCCAGTCCATCAGCTCCTACCTGCAGCCCCCAGTGGCAATGGTGTTTATACTGGGTTGCTTCTGGAAAAGAGCAAACGAAAAG GGTGCGTTCTGGGGCCTGGTGAttgggctgctgctgggcgTCATTCGGCTGGTGCTGGACTTCATCTACCCGGAGCCCCAGTGTGATGAGACTGACCTCCGACCAGGCGTGGTGAAGTACATGCACTATCTCTACTTCTCCATGGTCCTGGCCGCGATCTCCACACTCACTGTGCTGGTGGTCAGCATGGTCACAGAACCCCCCTCGGAAGAAATG